The Doryrhamphus excisus isolate RoL2022-K1 chromosome 1, RoL_Dexc_1.0, whole genome shotgun sequence genome includes a window with the following:
- the tnpo2b gene encoding transportin-2 has translation MEWQPDEQGLQQVLQLLKDSQSPDTATQRAVQEKLEQLNQFPDFNNYLIFVLTSLKSEDEPTRSLSGLILKNNVKAHYQNFPPNVADFIKRECLNNIGDPSPLIRATIGILITTIASKGELQTWPELLPQLCNLLNSEDYNTCEGSFGALQKICEDSSELLDSDALNRPLNIMIPKFLQFFKHCSPKIRSHAIACVNQFIIGRAQALMDIIDTFIESLFALAGDEDSEVRKNVCRALVMLLEVRIDRLIPHMHSIIQYMLQRTQDPDENVALEACEFWLTLAEQPICKEALSGHLLQLIPILVNGMKYSEIDIILLKGDVEEDEAIPDSEQDIKPRFHKSRTVTLQHEGGEGEEGEDIDDDDDDDDDTLSDWNLRKCSAAALDVLANVFREELLPHLLPLLKGLLFHPDWVIKESGILVLGAIAEGCMQGMVPYLPELIPHLIQCLCDKKALVRSIACWTLSRYAHWVVSQPPDAHLKPLMTELLKRILDGNKRVQEAACSAFATLEEEACTELVPYLSFILDTLVFAFGKYQHKNLLILYDAIGTLADSVGHHLNQPEYIQKLMPPLISKWNELKDEDKDLFPLLECLSSVATALQSGFLPYCEPVYQRCVTLVQKTLAQAMMYSQQPDQYEAPDKDFMIVALDLLSGLAEGLGGHVDTLVARSNIMTLLFQCMQDTMPEVRQSSFALLGDLTKACFPHVKPCIAEFMPILGTNLNPEFISVCNNATWAIGEICMQMGVEMQPYIAMVLSQLVEIINRPNTPKTLLENTAITIGRLGYVCPQEVAPMLPQFIRPWCTSLRNIRDNEEKDSAFRGICMMIGVNPGGVVQDFIFFCDAVASWVNPKDDLRDMFYKILHGFKEQVGEENWQQFSEQFPPLLKERLAACYGV, from the exons ATGGAATGGCAACCAGATGAACAAGGTCTGCAGCAAGTGCTCCAGCTCCTCAAGGACTCCCAGTCTCCAGACACAGCGACACAGAGAGCAGTACAAGAA AAACTGGAGCAACTTAACCAGTTTCCAGATTTCAACAACTATCTCATCTTTGTACTGACAAGCCTCAAATCTGAGG ATGAGCCCACTCGTTCCCTCAGTGGCCTCATACTGAAGAACAACGTTAAGGCCCACTACCAGAACTTTCCTCCCAATGTGGCTGACTTTATCAAACGAGAATGCCTCAACAACATCGGTGACCCTTCGCCACTTATCAGAGCTACAATCG GTATCTTGATCACAACCATTGCCTCCAAAGGCGAGCTGCAGACCTGGCCTGAACTGTTGCCGCAGCTTTGCAATTTGCTGAACTCGGAGGATTATAACACTTGTGAG GGTTCCTTTGGAGCTTTGCAGAAGATCTGTGAAGACTCGTCCGAGTTGTTGGACAGCGATGCACTGAACAGGCCACTCAACATCATGATTCCCAAGTTCCtgcagttttttaaacactgcaGTCCCAAGATCAG GTCCCATGCCATAGCATGCGTGAACCAGTTCATAATTGGTCGAGCTCAGGCTCTGATGGATATTATTGACACTTTCATTGAG AGTCTGTTTGCTCTGGCAGGTGACGAGGACAGCGAGGTGCGCAAGAATGTGTGCAGGGCTCTCGTCATGCTGCTGGAAGTCCGCATAGATCGCCTCATTCCGCACATGCACAGCATCATCCAG TACATGCTGCAGCGTACCCAAGACCCAGATGAGAATGTGGCTTTGGAGGCCTGTGAATTCTGGCTGACTTTGGCCGAACAGCCCATCTGTAAGGAGGCCCTGTCTGGCCACTTGCTCCA acTCATCCCAATTTTGGTGAACGGGATGAAGTACTCTGAGATTGATATAATTCTTCTAAAG GGTGACGTGGAGGAGGATGAAGCCATTCCAGACAGCGAGCAAGACATCAAGCCTCGCTTCCACAAGTCCCGCACTGTCACTCTGCAGCACGAAGGAGGGGAGGGTGAAGAGGGAGAGGACAttgatgacgatgacgatgatgacgacgatACGCTGTCTGATTGGAACCTAC GGAAATGTTCGGCTGCGGCATTGGATGTTTTGGCCAATGTGTTTCGAGAGGAGTTGCTTCCTCATCTCCTACCCCTGCTCAAAGGTCTGCTCTTCCACCCCGACTGGGTCATCAAAGAGTCTGGCATCCTGGTTTTGGGGGCCATAGCTGAGG GATGCATGCAGGGTATGGTACCCTACTTGCCTGAGCTCATCCCCCACCTCATCCAGTGTTTGTGTGACAAGAAGGCCTTGGTCCGTTCCATCGCCTGCTGGACCCTGAGTCGTTACGCTCACTGGGTGGTCAGCCAGCCACCTGACGCTCACCTCAAACCTCTCATGACCGAGCTCCTCAAACGCATCCTGGATGGCAATAAGAGGGTACAGGAGGCAGCCTGCAG TGCGTTTGCCACCCTGGAGGAGGAGGCATGCACAGAGCTGGTACCTTACTTGAGCTTCATCTTGGACACGTTGGTGTTTGCTTTTGGGAAGTACCAGCACAAGAACCTGCTCATCCTTTATGATGCCATAGGAACGCTGGCAGACTCTGTGGGGCATCATCTGAACCAGCCT GAGTACATCCAGAAGTTGATGCCTCCGCTGATCTCCAAGTGGAATGAGCTGAAGGATGAAGATAAAGATCTCTTCCCATTGCTTGAGTGTCTGTCATCAGTAGCTACAGCTCTGCAGAGTGGCTTCCTCCCGTACTGTGAGCCCGTCTACCAGCGCTGTGTCACGCTTGTCCAGAAGACTCTGGCACAGGCCATG atgtACAGTCAGCAGCCAGATCAGTATGAGGCACCTGACAAGGACTTCATGATCGTGGCTCTGGATCTCCTGAGCGGCTTGGCTGAGGGACTGGGCGGTCATGTGGACACACTCGTGGCTCGCAGCAACATTATGACTCTGCTCTTCCAGTGCATGCAG GATACAATGCCTGAAGTAAGACAGAGTTCATTCGCTTTGCTGGGTGACTTGACGAAGGCTTGCTTCCCGCATGTCAAACCTTGCATTG CTGAATTCATGCCTATCCTAGGGACCAACCTGAACCCAGAGTTTATCTCCGTCTGTAACAATGCGACCTGGGCCATCGGAGAGATCTGTATGCAGATGG GCGTGGAGATGCAACCGTACATTGCTATGGTTCTGAGCCAGTTGGTTGAGATTATAAATCGACCCAACACCCCTAAGACCCTACTGGAGAACACCG CAATCACCATCGGTCGGCTGGGCTATGTGTGTCCCCAGGAAGTCGCACCCATGCTGCCTCAGTTTATCCGACCTTG GTGTACATCACTGCGCAACATTCGAGACAATGAGGAAAAAGACTCTGCTTTCCGCGGGATTTGCATGATGATTGGTGTGAATCCTGGAGGTGTTGTGCAG gaCTTTATCTTCTTCTGCGATGCAGTGGCTTCTTGGGTGAACCCCAAAGATGATCtgagagatatgttctataag ATCCTTCATGGTTTCAAGGAGCAGGTTGGAGAGGAGAACTGGCAACAATTTTCGGAGCAGTTCCCCCCTCTACTGAAGGAGCGACTGGCAGCCTGCTACGGTGTTTAG
- the rln3b gene encoding relaxin-3b isoform X1, producing MTTQARRVQGSDFNVTLKTFPKSLQELLNATLLNIHICKHIINVQPNEVVHPSFYGMKLCGREFIRAVIFTCGGSRWKRSIGDSALIGDDQFDQWNANPFSQLAGEQDPAQSNMWKDQTIDVASVATGFTRLARSPISEEVLEALRSADRKGRDVLMGLSSACCKWGCSKNEISSLC from the exons ATGACCACCCAAGCACGTCGTGTCCAGGGGAGTGACTTCAATGTCACACTCAAAACTTTTCCCAAGTCGCTTCAAGAACTGTTAAACGCGACACTCCTAAACATACACATTTGTAAGCACATAATCAAT GTGCAGCCCAATGAAGTTGTTCATCCCTCTTTCTATGGGATGAAGCTATGTGGAAGAGAGTTCATACGTGCTGTCATTTTTACCTGTGGGGGCTCTCGCTGGAAGAGAAGCATAGGAGACTCAG CTCTTATTGGGGATGACCAGTTTGACCAATGGAATGCAAATCCTTTCTCTCAACTGGCCGGTGAGCAGGATCCTGCACAATCCAACATGTGGAAAGATCAGACTATAGATGTGGCATCCGTGGCTACGGGATTTACCCGCTTGGCTCGCTCGCCAATCTCGGAGGAAGTCCTAGAGGCTCTAAGAAGTGCAGATAGAAAAGGGCGGGATGTGCTGATGGGCCTGTCCAGTGCTTGCTGCAAATGGGGGTGcagtaaaaatgaaatcagCTCCCTGTGCTAA
- the rln3b gene encoding relaxin-3b isoform X2: MWKAAVMTLCVFVALVDKVQPNEVVHPSFYGMKLCGREFIRAVIFTCGGSRWKRSIGDSALIGDDQFDQWNANPFSQLAGEQDPAQSNMWKDQTIDVASVATGFTRLARSPISEEVLEALRSADRKGRDVLMGLSSACCKWGCSKNEISSLC; this comes from the exons ATGTGGAAGGCAGCCGTCATGActctttgtgtctttgtggCGTTGGTGGACAAGGTGCAGCCCAATGAAGTTGTTCATCCCTCTTTCTATGGGATGAAGCTATGTGGAAGAGAGTTCATACGTGCTGTCATTTTTACCTGTGGGGGCTCTCGCTGGAAGAGAAGCATAGGAGACTCAG CTCTTATTGGGGATGACCAGTTTGACCAATGGAATGCAAATCCTTTCTCTCAACTGGCCGGTGAGCAGGATCCTGCACAATCCAACATGTGGAAAGATCAGACTATAGATGTGGCATCCGTGGCTACGGGATTTACCCGCTTGGCTCGCTCGCCAATCTCGGAGGAAGTCCTAGAGGCTCTAAGAAGTGCAGATAGAAAAGGGCGGGATGTGCTGATGGGCCTGTCCAGTGCTTGCTGCAAATGGGGGTGcagtaaaaatgaaatcagCTCCCTGTGCTAA